A genomic region of Dreissena polymorpha isolate Duluth1 chromosome 4, UMN_Dpol_1.0, whole genome shotgun sequence contains the following coding sequences:
- the LOC127877204 gene encoding toll-like receptor 5, with protein MGPLAVNSSVSEVKIYLLCRAFFSSTCTMPSSTTRLTFVGGPNFQDADVLSLGGGCFDWAESLEELHFHGIRAVLLSRSTFRGLTNLRVLNMSLCFRLWYSYFLLAFQGVIAPLPKLEVLLLSTSGNLEPSDHFMLDNSMWAALAHTKLRYLDVSNTVIGKYNFSELFHYLPYLQFFNMSGFQLVNRTVSDHQFSDKYISSLEILDLSSIYADKSRIQHIIWCLVSSIRIDQPKSFNLSTTPLSKSLKTLLLNNLCGDKNGRNIENVRHIILRGQSVLQNLYLRENHWPIMDIEANLEALTHLELLDLSRDGIEFLNEKAFSSLVGLKTFLLSENKLGKMATTHTEMFARLFSSYNYLSFLDLSHNDIKTIPHEIFISNPLLVHVDLSQNRLTEITFKCKHLTALEVLNLRGNMLTVLDATTQATLDNLPYTTFVQISENTFSCSACKDYVTIEWMIKHEHVLDYDHLNCRNGNENLVNVNQTIRKYLKDVCEKPLKIKITIYVTVGIAMLFCVTGFASAYIIITRRKHRRKTRQRLDTITKVEDGRLDFLVFLQYSSKDENFVHTNVYPHLDGHLRRLVPINKDVISFGDKDFRVGKSILEETIRCTKSSAAVMLLLTDNFVKSEYCLNEFDVAFRVGKPVIMMLKGDVDMTRAPHVIRDLFHTYVRVLWKCDENGEYIMTTSLENVCNAILASG; from the coding sequence ATGGGACCTCTGGCTGTTAACTCGTCTGTGTCAGAAGTGAAGATCTATCTTCTTTGTAGAGCGTTCTTTTCTTCAACGTGTACAATGCCTTCAAGCACTACGCGTCTGACATTTGTTGGAGGCCCGAATTTTCAAGATGCTGACGTTTTGAGTCTTGGCGGAGGATGTTTTGACTGGGCTGAATCGCTTGAAGAACTTCATTTTCATGGAATACGTGCAGTGTTGTTGTCACGTAGTACATTCAGGGGGTTAACGAATCTTCGCGTCCTGAATATGAGCTTATGTTTCCGTCTATGGTATTCATACTTTTTACTAGCATTCCAAGGAGTTATCGCACCCCTTCCGAAATTAGAGGTTCTGCTATTGAGTACATCAGGCAACCTAGAACCTTCCGATCATTTTATGCTTGACAACTCGATGTGGGCGGCCTTAGCTCATACAAAGCTTAGGTATCTAGATGTTTCTAATACGGTCATAGGAAAATATAATTTTTCCGAATTATTCCACTATTTACCGTATCTGCAATTTTTTAACATGTCAGGTTTTCAGCTTGTTAATAGGACCGTAAGCGATCATCAATTTAGTGATAAGTACATATCTAGTCTAGAAATTCTCGACTTAAGTAGCATTTATGCTGATAAATCCCGTATTCAACATATAATATGGTGCCTCGTTTCATCGATACGAATTGATCAGCCAAAATCATTCAATTTAAGTACAACGCCGTTATCGAAGTCTCTAAAGACATTGCTTTTAAACAATTTGTGTGGAGATAAAAATGGCcgaaatattgaaaatgtaagACATATAATTCTCCGAGGACAATCTGTCTTACAGAACCTTTATTTGCGCGAAAATCATTGGCCCATTATGGATATAGAAGCCAATTTAGAAGCTTTAACTCACCTCGAACTGCTAGATCTCTCACGAGACGGAATTGAATTTTTGAACGAAAAAGCGTTTTCAAGTTTAGTTGGATTGAAAACATTTTTGCTATCCGAGAACAAGCTTGGAAAAATGGCGACAACTCATACTGAAATGTTTGCTCGGTTGTTTTCAAGCTATAATTACCTTTCATTCTTGGATCTTTCGCATAACGATATTAAAACAATTCCACATGAAATATTTATTAGCAATCCTCTCCTAGTTCACGTTGACCTTTCTCAAAACAGGCTCACTGAAATTACATTTAAGTGTAAGCACCTAACGGCACTTGAAGTCTTAAATTTACGTGGAAATATGTTGACAGTGTTAGATGCGACAACTCAAGCTACATTAGATAACTTACCATATACTACGTTCGTTCAAATTAGTGAAAACACTTTTTCATGCTCTGCATGTAAGGATTATGTTACTATTGAATGGATGATAAAACATGAACACGTTCTTGATTATGATCATCTAAACTGCCGAAATGGAAACGAGAACCTTGTAAACGTCAATCAAACTATTCGAAAATACTTAAAGGACGTGTGCGAAAAgcctttaaaaattaaaataacaatttatgtgACTGTTGGTATCGCAATGCTTTTTTGTGTCACTGGTTTTGCTTCCGCCTACATCATAATAACGAGGCGAAAACACAGGAGGAAAACACGTCAGAGATTAGATACCATCACCAAAGTAGAAGACGGCCGGTTAGATTTCCTAGTTTTTCTCCAATATTCAAGTAAAGATGAAAACTTCGTGCACACCAATGTGTATCCACATCTAGACGGTCATCTGCGTAGATTGGTTCcaataaacaaagacgtaatTTCATTTGGCGATAAAGATTTCAGAGTCGGCAAAAGCATTTTGGAGGAGACTATTAGATGTACCAAGTCATCAGCAGCTGTAATGCTACTCTTAACGGACAATTTTGTCAAAAGCGAGTATTGCCTCAATGAATTCGACGTTGCATTTCGCGTAGGAAAGCCTGTTATTATGATGCTGAAAGGCGACGTGGATATGACACGTGCCCCGCATGTCATCAGAGATCTCTTCCACACGTACGTGCGAGTCCTGTGGAAATGTGACGAAAACGGGGAGTACATTATGACAACTAGCTTGGAGAACGTGTGCAATGCTATACTTGCATCAggataa